The DNA segment GGAAAAGATCAAGGACGACACATGATCCTTGTCGGGATGATTGAGAGCGCGAATTATCCGCTCAGGAGACTTGCGCGATGCCGGAATTACAAAGTCAAAGCGATGGTCGAATTGACTTTTTCCAGTGAACTTGACTGATGGAGTGTACCGGACGTCATTTGCTCTAAGAAACTGTTCCACATCTTCGTAAAACAGACTCTTGACGGTTGGATTCGCCAACACGAACAAGTCGCCCACCGCCATCATCGCTTGAAGCAGGTTGTGCTTCTTTTGAGGAAAACTGGCGAACTGAGCCTCCGTTTGTAGCTCGTCATCAACAAGTCGTACGCCGAAGCCATTTAGGATTTGGTGCAGCGACTCCTTGCGTTTGGCGCTCACCAATTCGCAACCGCTCATGCGCAGGTCACGAATCGTGTACCCATCGTCCGAAAGGAGAAATCCATTTCGCGACCTCTGCACGTAGAGTTGAAGGTGATCATTGTGGCGATCCAGAAATGGCGTCGTGATTTCACAAATGCCATCGAGATTCTGAACTGACGTGTGCTCTTTGAGCCAGTCGGAATATGCGGCGACGAGAATTGAGCAATCCGCGGTACTCATCAGAACAACACCTTTTCGATGACTGGCGGTTCCACGACGTTGCAGTATTGCATGAAGTGGTCCAGTGTCGCAAAAAGGTCAGGTGTCGCCGGAAAACTCGACTCCGGTGCTGGAATCGCCCATCGATCGCCAAATCCCGCGACATATATGTGCAAGTGAGGGCATGGGACTACTGCACCGTTGTGAATGGCGAGATATTCAAGCGGAACGGCCTCAACAGACGGATTCGTATGAGGCGGACCGTCCAAATCTAGTCGTACCAGAATTGTCACTTGCTCGTAACGGTTCTGATAAGTGCATTTCGTCAGTCGAATTCGGCCACGACCAATGTCTAACAGAAAAGATAGGCGATCATCCATCGAAACGAGCGGTATAGCAAGTCCTTTCCCAGGTCTGGGAAATTGAAAGCTGACGTCCGACGCCGCCTTCTTGGGCAGCGCAATTAGGCTGTTTGCTTCAGCTTGAGTGAACATTGAATCCTATGCGTAAGCGCCGCCATTTTTCCGCATGCACACAGCTTCATTTTTGCTAGCACTCTATGATTCTATCCGCGTGATGCCGGTGTCGCCATATCGAATACACGCACCTCATCCAACTCTCACCGCCAAGCAAAATCCCCCGCATTCACGCTCGGCAGATGCGAGACGCCCATCAGGTAGCGGTCCACGCCGCGCGCCGCTTCTCTGCCTTCGTGGATCGCCCAGACGACCAGGGATTGCCCTCGGCGGGCGTCGCCGGCGGCGAAGATGCCGTCGGCGCTGGTCATGTAGTTTTCGTCGCACTTGATGTTGCCGCGCGGGTCGAGTTCTAACCCGAGGTCGTTCACCGGGCCGCCGCGTTCGGGGCCGAGGAAGCCCATGGCCAGGAGGACGAGTTGCGTGGGGAAGACGTGTTCCGTGCCGGGGACTTCCTTGAATTGATGCCGGCCTTGTTCGTCCTTGTACCATTCGATCTGGCAGGTGACGAGCGATTGCACGTGGCCGTGGGCGTCGCCGCGGAATTCCTTGGTGAGAATGCTGAAGTGCCGGTCGCAGCCTTCCTCGTGCGAGCTGCTCGTGCGCATCATCATCGTCAATAGGGCCACGGCGAGCTGACCGGGCGCTCGGCCGCGCGCGGGTACTTGCCCAAGTCCGGCGGTTGCGGCAAGAGTTCGAATTGCGTGACGCT comes from the Planctomycetia bacterium genome and includes:
- a CDS encoding DUF1829 domain-containing protein, yielding MSTADCSILVAAYSDWLKEHTSVQNLDGICEITTPFLDRHNDHLQLYVQRSRNGFLLSDDGYTIRDLRMSGCELVSAKRKESLHQILNGFGVRLVDDELQTEAQFASFPQKKHNLLQAMMAVGDLFVLANPTVKSLFYEDVEQFLRANDVRYTPSVKFTGKSQFDHRFDFVIPASRKSPERIIRALNHPDKDHVSSLIFSWEDIRAVRAPDARAIALLNDVDYSVNPEVTGALNQYEIRPVLWSQREQHVGELAA